The segment CCAGCATGGTTCAACTCGAATACATGTTGGCTAAGCAATCGAGCATCCCTTTTCCGATTTTTTGAAGCTCCTCTTTCGCACAGTTAGCGGTAGGTTTAAAAGGGTTCAACAGGCAAAGCCCCTGCCAGGGAACTGGCTGGAATGGGATAAATGGAGGAATATGGGAGTGAGAGAAGAAGGGGTCCGCGAAGACCGCGTAGAGGTCCTCCACGTCAAGCTCCTCTCGAGAATCTTGAAGTCGGTGAGGAGCTTACGCTCCGCATCTTCGGCGTGAGCCGGCGTGGCGATGGAATGGGGAAGGCGAAGGGCTACACGATTTTCGTGCCCAACACGAAGGCTGGTGACGTGGTTAAAGTCCGCGTGACTAGGGTTTGGGCGCGCTACGCTACAGCTGAGGTCGTAGGGTCGGAGTAGGCAATCCCCCAATTTAACTTAAAGTCTTTTTCTTGCGGTGCGTAGCTTTATATTAAGGCTGGCAGAGGACGTTGAGGGCGCATGCCTCGATCGAGACTG is part of the Thermofilaceae archaeon genome and harbors:
- a CDS encoding TRAM domain-containing protein, which codes for MEEYGSERRRGPRRPRRGPPRQAPLENLEVGEELTLRIFGVSRRGDGMGKAKGYTIFVPNTKAGDVVKVRVTRVWARYATAEVVGSE